In Numenius arquata chromosome 3, bNumArq3.hap1.1, whole genome shotgun sequence, one genomic interval encodes:
- the STK16 gene encoding serine/threonine-protein kinase 16 isoform X3, translating to MGQALCVCSRGTISLGGVRYLLLHRLAEGDLKPTNVLLDEDDRPVLMDLGSMNKARIEVNSSRKATAVQDWAAQRCTISYRAPELFTVPSQCVIDERTDIWSLGCVLYCMMFGEGPYDAIFQKGDSVALAVQNPIVVPPTTRYSAALQNLLSSMMTLDPQERPNINDVLHQLEGLQPAPAGQDTTQI from the exons ATGGGGCAGGCGCTGTGCGTCTGCTCTCGCGGCACCATCAGCCTGGGGGGCGTGCGGTACCTCCTGCTCCACCGCCTGGCAGAGGG GGACCTCAAGCCTACCAATGTGCTGCTGGATGAGGATGACCGGCCTGTGCTGATGGACCTGGGCTCCATGAACAAAGCTCGCATCGAAGTCAATAGCTCTCGGAAGGCCACGGCCGTGCAG GACTGGGCTGCCCAGCGCTGCACCATCTCCTACCGTGCCCCCGAGCTCTTCACAGTGCCCAGCCAGTGTGTCATAGATGAGCGTACAGATATCTGG TCCCTAGGCTGCGTGCTGTACTGCATGATGTTTGGGGAGGGCCCCTACGACGCCATCTTCCAGAAGGGCGACAGTGTGGCTCTGGCAGTGCAGAACCCCATCGTGGTGCCCCCCACAaccag GTACTCGGCTGCCTTGCAGAACCTGCTCTCCTCCATGATGACGCTGGACCCCCAGGAGCGACCCAACATAAATGATGTCCTCCAccagctggaggggctgcagccAGCACCAGCAGGCCAGGACACCACACAGATCTGA
- the GLB1L gene encoding beta-galactosidase-1-like protein, whose translation MVVCTSPFVRRPGLAERPGRMGLPALALLLAAGLLHTQASPPARSFQLDYEDDCFRKDGAPFRYISGSIHYARIPRPAWRDRLLKMYMSGLSAVQVYIPWNYHEPLPGVYDFAGDRDVEAFLDLTAELGLLVILRPGPYICAEWEMGGLPAWLLWKPDIVLRSSDPAYLVAVDSWLHVLLPKIKPRLYQHGGNIISVQVENEYGSYYACDYEYLRHLLGSFRALLGTEVLLFTTDGTQAWELRCGTLQGLYATIDFGPDSNVTEAFGAQRRVEPKGPLVNSEYYTGWLDYWGEAHASTSSARVAQGLEDMLQLGASVNMYMFHGGTNFAYWSGADFKDKYKPVTTSYDYDAPLSEAGDPTEKLFAIRTVISKFQPLPVGPMPPATPKYAYGRVALQKHANLLDVLDVLCPSGPIQSQFPLTFEAIKQAHGFVLYRTRLPRDVLDPATLGAPPHSVCDRGYVMLQQEYQGTLERDGQTTLHVTGKEGDTLDVLLENMGRISFGANISDFKGLLGNLSLDSSPLSNWLIYPLAIDRAIQQGWPPTALPKSSSRGTAGPAFYTGTLETPGIAWDTFVKFPGWTKGQLWINGFNLGRYWPPQGPQQTLFVPSSVLHVGRPNNITVLELEGAPPAPFLLFLDQPLFNRTLSGSTAATE comes from the exons ATGGTGGTTTGCACGTCCCCCTTTGTCCGCCGTCCCGGGCTTGCCGAGCGcccagggaggatggggctgCCGGCTCTCGCCCTGCTGCTGGCGGCGGGGCTCCTGCACACGCAG GCCTCCCCCCCGGCACGCTCCTTCCAGCTGGATTACGAGGATGACTGCTTCCGTAAGGATGGTGCCCCTTTCCGCTACATCTCGGGCAGCATCCACTACGCCCGCATCCCGCGCCCTGCCTGGAGGGACCGGCTCCTCAAGATGTACATGAGTGGGCTCAGCGCTGTGCAGGT CTACATCCCCTGGAACTACCACGAGCCACTGCCGGGGGTTTATGACTTTGCTGGGGACCGGGATGTGGAAGCCTTCCTGGACCTGACAGCCGAGCTGGGGCTTCTGGTGATCCTGCGGCCAGGGCCCTACATCTGTGCAGAGTGGGAGATG GGTggcctgcctgcctggctgctgtggaAACCAGACATCGTCCTGCGCTCCTCCGACCCTG cctACCTGGTAGCCGTGGACTCCTGGCTCCATGTCCTGCTACCCAAGATCAAGCCACGGCTGTACCAGCATGGGGGGAACATTATCAGTGTGCAG GTGGAGAACGAATACGGGAGCTACTACGCCTGCGACTACGAGTACCTGCGGCACCTGCTGGGCTCCTTCCGGGCgctgctggggacagaggtgCTGCTCTTCACCACCGACGGCACGCAGGCATGGGAGCTGCGCTGCGGCACGCTGCAGGGGCTCTACGCCACCATCGACTTCGGGCCAG ACTCCAATGTGACGGAGGCATTTGGTGCCCAGCGCCGGGTGGAGCCAAAGGGGCCCCTG GTGAACTCCGAGTACTACACAGGCTGGCTGGACTACTGGGGGGAAGCTCACGCCAGCACCAGCTCAGCACGGGTGGCCCAGGGGCTGGAGGACATGCTGCAGCTGGGAGCCAGCGTCAACAT GTACATGTTCCATGGGGGAACGAACTTTGCCTACTGGAGCG GTGCTGACTTCAAGGACAAGTACAAACCAGTGACCACCAGCTACGACTATGATGCCCCCCTCTCGGAGGCGGGAGACCCCACCGAGAAGCTGTTTGCCATCCGCACGGTGATCAGCAAG TTCCAGCCCCTGCCAGTCGGTCCGATGCCACCTGCCACCCCCAAGTACGCCTACGGCAGGGTGGCCCTGCAGAAG CATGCCAACCTCCTGGATGTCTTGGATGTGTTGTGCCCCTCCGGGCCCATCCAGAGCCAGTTCCCCCTCACCTTTGAGGCCATAAAGCAG GCCCATGGCTTTGTGCTGTACCGCACACGGCTGCCCCGGGACGTTCTGGACCCAGCCACGCTGGGAGCTCCTCCCCACAGTGTCTGCGACCGTGGCTACGTGATGCTGCAGCAG GAGTACCAGGGGACGCTGGAGCGGGATGGGCAGACAACGCTGCATgtgacaggcaaggaaggagacaCTCTGGACGTGCTCCTGGAGAACATGGGCAGGATCAGCTTCGGGGCCAACATCAGTGACTTCAAG GGCTTGCTGGGGAACCTCTCCTTGgactccagccctctcagcaaCTGGCTCATCTACCCCCTAGCCATAGACAGGGCCATCCAGCAGGGCTGGCCCCCTACTGCCCTGCCGAAATCAAGCAGCAGGGGCACAGCAGGGCCAGCCTTCTACACTGGGACCTTAGAGACCCCTGGCATCGCCTGGGACACCTTCGTGAAGTTCCCAGGTTGGACCAAG GGCCAGCTGTGGATAAACGGCTTCAATCTGGGCCGGTACTGGCCCCCTCAAGGGCCCCAGCAGACCCTCTTTGTGCCGAGCTCGGTGCTGCATGTTGGCCGCCCCAACAACATCacagtgctggagctggagggggcaccccccgcccccttcctgcTCTTTCTCGACCAACCCCTTTTCAACAGGACCCTCAGCGGCAGCACCGCAGCCACAGAATAA
- the STK16 gene encoding serine/threonine-protein kinase 16 isoform X2, with translation MGQALCVCSRGTISLGGVRYLLLHRLAEGGFSYVDLVEGLRDGRFYALKRILCHDKEDRQAALHEVEMHSLFDHPNILRLVAHCMVEKGAKHEAWLLLPYVKGGTLWREVEALREKGTFMPEQRILLILHGICRGLQAIHSKGYAHRDLKPTNVLLDEDDRPVLMDLGSMNKARIEVNSSRKATAVQSLGCVLYCMMFGEGPYDAIFQKGDSVALAVQNPIVVPPTTRYSAALQNLLSSMMTLDPQERPNINDVLHQLEGLQPAPAGQDTTQI, from the exons ATGGGGCAGGCGCTGTGCGTCTGCTCTCGCGGCACCATCAGCCTGGGGGGCGTGCGGTACCTCCTGCTCCACCGCCTGGCAGAGGG GGGCTTCAGCTACGTGGACCTGGTAGAGGGGCTGCGGGACGGGCGCTTCTACGCCCTGAAACGCATCCTGTGCCATGACAAGGAGGACCGCCAGGCTGCCCTGCATGAGGTGGAGATGCACAGCCTCTTCGACCACCCCAACATCCTGCGCCTGGTGGCCCATTGCATGGTGGAGAAGGGTGCCAAGCATGAAGCCTGGCTCCTCCTGCCCTACGTGAAG GGAGGGACCCTCTGGAGAGAGGTGGAAGCACTGAGAGAGAAAGGGACCTTCATGCCAGAGCAGCGGATCCTTCTTATCCTCCATGGCATCTGCCGTGGGCTGCAAGCCATCCACAGCAAGGGCTACGCGCACAG GGACCTCAAGCCTACCAATGTGCTGCTGGATGAGGATGACCGGCCTGTGCTGATGGACCTGGGCTCCATGAACAAAGCTCGCATCGAAGTCAATAGCTCTCGGAAGGCCACGGCCGTGCAG TCCCTAGGCTGCGTGCTGTACTGCATGATGTTTGGGGAGGGCCCCTACGACGCCATCTTCCAGAAGGGCGACAGTGTGGCTCTGGCAGTGCAGAACCCCATCGTGGTGCCCCCCACAaccag GTACTCGGCTGCCTTGCAGAACCTGCTCTCCTCCATGATGACGCTGGACCCCCAGGAGCGACCCAACATAAATGATGTCCTCCAccagctggaggggctgcagccAGCACCAGCAGGCCAGGACACCACACAGATCTGA
- the STK16 gene encoding serine/threonine-protein kinase 16 isoform X1, translating into MGQALCVCSRGTISLGGVRYLLLHRLAEGGFSYVDLVEGLRDGRFYALKRILCHDKEDRQAALHEVEMHSLFDHPNILRLVAHCMVEKGAKHEAWLLLPYVKGGTLWREVEALREKGTFMPEQRILLILHGICRGLQAIHSKGYAHRDLKPTNVLLDEDDRPVLMDLGSMNKARIEVNSSRKATAVQDWAAQRCTISYRAPELFTVPSQCVIDERTDIWSLGCVLYCMMFGEGPYDAIFQKGDSVALAVQNPIVVPPTTRYSAALQNLLSSMMTLDPQERPNINDVLHQLEGLQPAPAGQDTTQI; encoded by the exons ATGGGGCAGGCGCTGTGCGTCTGCTCTCGCGGCACCATCAGCCTGGGGGGCGTGCGGTACCTCCTGCTCCACCGCCTGGCAGAGGG GGGCTTCAGCTACGTGGACCTGGTAGAGGGGCTGCGGGACGGGCGCTTCTACGCCCTGAAACGCATCCTGTGCCATGACAAGGAGGACCGCCAGGCTGCCCTGCATGAGGTGGAGATGCACAGCCTCTTCGACCACCCCAACATCCTGCGCCTGGTGGCCCATTGCATGGTGGAGAAGGGTGCCAAGCATGAAGCCTGGCTCCTCCTGCCCTACGTGAAG GGAGGGACCCTCTGGAGAGAGGTGGAAGCACTGAGAGAGAAAGGGACCTTCATGCCAGAGCAGCGGATCCTTCTTATCCTCCATGGCATCTGCCGTGGGCTGCAAGCCATCCACAGCAAGGGCTACGCGCACAG GGACCTCAAGCCTACCAATGTGCTGCTGGATGAGGATGACCGGCCTGTGCTGATGGACCTGGGCTCCATGAACAAAGCTCGCATCGAAGTCAATAGCTCTCGGAAGGCCACGGCCGTGCAG GACTGGGCTGCCCAGCGCTGCACCATCTCCTACCGTGCCCCCGAGCTCTTCACAGTGCCCAGCCAGTGTGTCATAGATGAGCGTACAGATATCTGG TCCCTAGGCTGCGTGCTGTACTGCATGATGTTTGGGGAGGGCCCCTACGACGCCATCTTCCAGAAGGGCGACAGTGTGGCTCTGGCAGTGCAGAACCCCATCGTGGTGCCCCCCACAaccag GTACTCGGCTGCCTTGCAGAACCTGCTCTCCTCCATGATGACGCTGGACCCCCAGGAGCGACCCAACATAAATGATGTCCTCCAccagctggaggggctgcagccAGCACCAGCAGGCCAGGACACCACACAGATCTGA
- the ANKZF1 gene encoding tRNA endonuclease ANKZF1, producing MPAPESRSVFDAAKDPVLLRGLTLVTGVAADAWAAEPAPASHEKPAATSSEEKAHGIPEVPERMCCLTCGQVFGSREEQTEHYRLDWHRFNLKQRLLGCRTLPVEVFEEKTRTGDVSSISGSDSESSDTSSESELLPSASDGPGTPPVTRSHKVLLRNAKGQLISAYRCVLGIGKGVIEETVELTASLQSLGASTCWVVLMMGGGHFAGAVFRGPQVQEHKTFHRYTVRARRGTAQGLRDAQTPGSAPRSAGASLRRYNEAALLKDIQELLASWAQHLNEAQRIFLRAPRHNRALLFGGRNPPLTRGDPRICHIPLSTRRATLREVLRVHTTLANLQVYGKDTPLEDITGSPRKGWQKRQQKAQMDPPQEDPSAPEEEEEEEESPAGELESVEVTLSTLDLREFEVMPKRNRKRRKKRDKKVEKGPCAEETGCHGTQYGQPGLELAMELQGEAGAEPLPWDDGRDPQTQLRDALFTACKTGDVGTLRHLLGVPESGSLPGDSKDGKEDTQPLDMARSLLNQPVDAHCYTLLHVAARAGKAEAVCLLLEAGADPALRDRQERTPYCVSADKLTRNAFRKFMVDHPDKYDYSRAKVPGPLTQEMEAKKLEKKRAQKAQRKRRDQAKREEQQRWEQEQEEKQRFAALSDREKRALAAERRLAAQLQDTGTTLANISRCWHCGESLLGRIPFHYLDFSFCSTTCLQTHRRARASHT from the exons ATGCCCGCCCCGGAGAGCAGGTCGGTTTTTGATGCCGCCAAGGACCCCGTCCTCCTGCGGGGACTGACCCTCGTCACTGGAGTTGCTGCGGATGCGTGGGCGGCCGAGCCGGCACCTGCGAGCCACG AGAAACCTGCAGCCACCAGCAGTGAGGAGAAGGCCCATGGTATCCCAGAGGTGCCGGAGCGGATGTGCTGCTTGACCTGTGGACAGGTGTTTGGCAGCCgggaggagcag ACTGAGCACTACCGACTTGACTGGCACCGCTTCAACCTGAAGCAACGACTCCTGGGGTGCCGGACACTGCCAGTAGAAGTGTTTGAGGAGAAGACCCGCACAG GTGATGTTTCTAGCATCTCGGGGTCTGATTCTGAGAGCTCAGATACAAGCAGTGAGTCAGAGTTGCTGCCCTCTGCCAGTGAcggccctgggacccccccggtcACCCGTTCCCACAAGGTGCTGCTCCGCAATGCGAAGGGCCAGCTCATCTCTGCCTACCGCTGTGTGCTGGGCATCGGGAAG GGTGTCATCGAGGAGACAGTGGAGCTGACAGCATCACTGCAGAGTCTTGGTGCAAGCACGTGCTGGGTTGTGCTGATGATGGGCGGTGGCCACTTCGCAGGAGCTGTGTTCCGGGG cccccaggTGCAGGAGCACAAGACTTTCCACCGCTACACAGTGCGAGCCCGGCGTGGCACGGCCCAGGGCCTACGGGATGCCCAGACCCCAGGATCGGCACCCAGGTCAGCTGGAGCCTCCCTGCGGCGTTACAATGAGGCTGCGCTGCTCAAG gATATTCAGGAGCTGCTGGCATCCTGGGCCCAGCACCTGAATGAAGCTCAGCGCATCTTCCTGCGGGCTCCTCGTCACAACCGTGCGCTGCTCTTTGGCGGCAGGAACCCACCCCTCACCCGGGGCGACCCTCGCATCTGCCACATTCCTCTCAGCACCCGCAGGGCCACCCTGCGAGAGGTGCTGCGAGTCCACACCACGCTGGCCAACCTGCAGGTGTATG ggaaggacaCACCGCTGGAGGACATCACTGGGTCCCCCCGGAAAGGCTGGcagaagaggcagcagaaagcaCAGATGGATCCCCCACAGGAGGACCCAAGTG ctccagaggaggaggaagaagaggaggagagcccTGCAGGGGAACTGGAGTCTGTGGAAGTGACACTGAGTACCTTGGACCTCCGGGAGTTTGAAGTGATGCCCAAGCGAAACcgcaaaaggaggaagaagagggacaaGAAGGTGGAGAAAG GACCCTGTGCCGAAGAGACGGGATGCCATGGTACCCAGTATGGGCAGCCTggcctggagctggcaatggagctgcagggggaggctggggctgagccccttcCCTGGGATGATGGAA GAGACCCTCAGACCCAGCTCCGCGATGCCCTGTTCACTGCCTGCAAaacaggggatgtggggacactgCGGCACCTCCTGGGTGTGCCAGAGAGCGGGAGCCTGCCGGGGGACAGCAAAGATGGAAAGGAGGATACACAGCCCCTGGATATGGCCCGATCCCTGCTCAACCAGCCCGTGGATGCGCACTGCTACACTCTGCTCCATGTGGCAGCACGGGCTGGGAAGGCTGAAGCTGTGtgcctgctgctggaggcaggggcCGACCCTGCCCTCAG AGACAGGCAGGAGAGGACTCCCTACTGTGTCTCTGCTGACAAACTGACCCGTAACGCCTTCCGCAAGTTCATGGTGGACCATCCTGACAAATATGACTACAGCCGTGCCAAG GTGCCAGGGCCCCTCACACAGGAGATGGAGGCcaagaagctggagaagaagcGGGCACAGAAAGCCCAGCGGAAGCGGCGGGACCAGGCAAAGCGGGAGGAGCAGCAgcgctgggagcaggagcaggaagaaaagcagcgATTTGCAGCCCTGTCCGACAGGGAGAAG AGGGCCCTGGCTGCCGAGCGAAGGCTGGCTGCACAGCTGCAGGACACCGGCACGACTCTTGCCAACATCAG CCGCTGCTGGCATTGTGGAGAGTCCCTACTGGGCAGGATCCCTTTCCATTACCTCGACTTCTCCTTCTGCTCCACAACCTGCCTGCAAACACACCGCCGAGCCCGGGCCAGCCACACGTAA